A part of Chitinimonas koreensis genomic DNA contains:
- a CDS encoding 2-oxoglutarate dehydrogenase E1 component, whose translation MMQAFQAQSHLFGGNAPFIEELYEQYLADPQSVAQEWRDYFDKLQQLPGNSDRDIPRAAIEQSFVELAKQPRAGGISAAAQTETVKKQVAVLKLISAYRVLGSRYATLDPLKRLDAQAMPELDPASHGLTDADMALTFDCGSLVGPERDSLANILARLKQTYCGSIGLEYMHITNSAQKHWIQKRFEDARSTPSFGRDKKLRILKQITAAETLERYLHTKYVGQKRFSLEGGESLIAAMDHLVQGAGETGVQEMVIGMAHRGRLNVLVNTLGKQPRDLFSEFEGKYSYDLPSGDVKYHMGFSSDIPTPGGAIHVSLAFNPSHLEIVNPVVVGSARARQQRRGDRTGDQVMPVLLHGDSAFIGLGTNQGTFNLSQTRGYGVGGTMHIVINNQIGFTTSDTRDTRSSLYCTDIAKMIEAPIFHVNSDDPEAVCFVVQAALDYRREFRRDVVIDLVCFRKLGHNEGDDPMLTQPMMYKKIAKHPGTRKLYADRLVTEGLLSAEAADALIKEYRAALDKGEHVEQTTLTDFKRSFAIDFGAYKGTHWAHPTDTTLSAAEIGRLTEKVTRVPDGFKLHPTVEKVLAARRDMGAGKQNVDWGMAETLAYGSLLEKGYGVRISGEDSGRGTFSHRHAVLHDQNREKWDAGACVPLRNLSDNQGHFLVIDSILNEEAVLAFEYGYSSSAPDELTIWEAQFGDFANGAQVVIDQFITSGETKWGRFCGLTMLLPHGYDGQGPEHSSARLERYLQMCAEHNVQIVMPSEAAQMFHVLRRQQLRPYRKPLIIFMSKRLLRYKDSMSNLDAFTQGGFRPVIGDPDQPDAKKVKRVLVCAGQVFYDLYNARKEREARDIAIVRVEQLYPFPTDELKAELGKYAAAKEITWVQEEPRNQGAWHQIRHRLEACMSPKQTLAYAGRPSSASPAVGYMSKHTAQLKAFLDEAMTLTK comes from the coding sequence ATGATGCAAGCATTCCAGGCTCAATCTCACCTGTTCGGCGGAAACGCGCCGTTCATCGAGGAGCTGTACGAGCAATACCTCGCCGATCCGCAATCCGTGGCGCAGGAGTGGCGCGACTATTTCGACAAGCTGCAGCAACTGCCCGGCAACAGCGACCGCGACATCCCGCGCGCCGCCATCGAGCAATCGTTCGTCGAGCTCGCCAAGCAGCCGCGCGCCGGCGGCATCAGCGCCGCGGCGCAGACCGAGACGGTGAAGAAGCAGGTCGCCGTGCTCAAGCTGATCTCGGCCTACCGCGTGCTCGGCTCGCGCTATGCCACGCTCGATCCGCTCAAGCGGCTCGACGCCCAGGCCATGCCCGAGCTCGACCCGGCCAGCCACGGCCTGACCGACGCCGACATGGCGCTGACCTTCGACTGCGGCAGCCTGGTCGGCCCCGAGCGCGATTCGCTGGCCAACATCCTGGCCCGGCTCAAGCAGACCTACTGCGGCAGCATCGGCCTCGAGTACATGCACATCACCAACTCGGCGCAGAAGCACTGGATCCAGAAGCGCTTCGAGGACGCGCGCTCGACGCCGAGCTTCGGCCGCGACAAGAAGCTGCGCATCCTCAAGCAGATCACCGCCGCCGAGACGCTCGAGCGCTACCTGCACACCAAGTACGTCGGCCAGAAGCGCTTCTCGCTCGAAGGCGGCGAGAGCCTGATCGCGGCGATGGACCACCTGGTGCAGGGCGCCGGCGAGACCGGCGTGCAGGAGATGGTGATCGGCATGGCCCACCGCGGCCGCCTCAACGTGCTGGTCAATACGCTCGGCAAGCAGCCGCGCGACCTGTTCTCCGAATTCGAAGGCAAGTACAGCTACGACCTGCCGTCGGGCGACGTGAAGTACCACATGGGCTTCAGCTCCGACATCCCGACCCCGGGCGGCGCGATCCACGTCTCGCTGGCGTTCAATCCGTCCCACCTCGAGATCGTCAACCCGGTGGTGGTCGGCTCGGCCCGCGCGCGCCAGCAGCGCCGCGGCGACCGTACCGGCGACCAGGTGATGCCGGTGCTCTTGCACGGCGACTCGGCCTTCATCGGCCTCGGGACCAACCAGGGCACCTTCAACCTGTCGCAGACCCGTGGCTACGGCGTCGGCGGCACCATGCACATCGTCATCAACAACCAGATCGGCTTCACCACCAGCGACACGCGCGACACGCGTTCCTCGCTGTACTGCACCGACATCGCCAAGATGATCGAGGCGCCGATCTTCCACGTGAACAGCGACGATCCGGAAGCGGTCTGCTTCGTGGTGCAGGCCGCGCTCGACTACCGCCGCGAGTTCCGCCGCGACGTGGTGATCGACCTGGTCTGCTTCCGCAAGCTTGGTCACAACGAGGGCGACGACCCGATGCTGACCCAGCCGATGATGTACAAGAAGATCGCCAAGCACCCCGGCACCCGCAAGCTGTACGCCGACCGCCTGGTCACCGAGGGCCTCTTGAGCGCCGAGGCCGCCGACGCGCTGATCAAGGAATACCGCGCCGCGCTGGACAAGGGCGAGCACGTCGAGCAGACCACGCTGACCGACTTCAAGCGCAGCTTCGCCATCGACTTCGGCGCCTACAAGGGCACCCACTGGGCGCACCCGACCGACACCACGCTGTCGGCCGCCGAGATCGGCCGGCTGACCGAGAAGGTCACCCGCGTGCCGGACGGTTTCAAGCTGCATCCGACCGTCGAGAAGGTGCTGGCCGCCCGCCGCGACATGGGCGCCGGCAAGCAGAACGTCGACTGGGGCATGGCCGAGACGCTGGCCTACGGTTCGCTGCTGGAGAAGGGCTACGGCGTCCGCATCTCGGGCGAGGACTCGGGCCGCGGCACCTTCAGCCACCGCCACGCGGTGCTGCACGACCAGAACCGCGAGAAGTGGGATGCCGGCGCCTGCGTGCCGCTGCGCAACCTCAGCGACAACCAGGGCCACTTCCTGGTGATCGACTCGATCCTCAACGAGGAAGCGGTGCTGGCCTTCGAATACGGCTACAGCTCCTCGGCGCCCGACGAGCTGACCATCTGGGAAGCCCAGTTCGGCGACTTCGCCAACGGCGCGCAGGTGGTGATCGACCAGTTCATCACCTCGGGCGAGACCAAGTGGGGCCGTTTCTGCGGCCTGACCATGCTGCTGCCGCACGGCTACGACGGCCAGGGCCCGGAGCACAGCTCGGCGCGCCTGGAGCGCTACCTGCAGATGTGCGCCGAGCACAACGTGCAGATCGTGATGCCGTCCGAAGCCGCCCAGATGTTCCACGTGCTGCGCCGCCAGCAGCTGCGGCCGTACCGCAAGCCGCTGATCATCTTCATGTCCAAGCGCCTGCTGCGCTACAAGGACTCGATGAGCAACCTCGACGCCTTCACCCAGGGCGGCTTCCGCCCGGTGATCGGCGACCCGGACCAGCCGGACGCCAAGAAGGTCAAGCGCGTGCTGGTCTGCGCCGGCCAGGTGTTCTACGACCTCTACAACGCCCGCAAGGAGCGCGAGGCCCGCGACATCGCCATCGTCCGCGTCGAGCAGCTCTATCCCTTCCCGACCGACGAGCTCAAGGCCGAGCTCGGCAAGTACGCGGCGGCCAAGGAGATCACCTGGGTGCAGGAAGAGCCGCGCAACCAGGGCGCCTGGCACCAGATCCGCCATCGCCTCGAGGCCTGCATGTCGCCCAAGCAGACGCTGGCCTACGCGGGCCGGCCGTCGTCGGCCTCGCCGGCGGTCGGCTACATGAGCAAGCACACCGCCCAGCTCAAGGCCTTCCTCGACGAAGCGATGACGCTGACCAAGTAA
- the lpdA gene encoding dihydrolipoyl dehydrogenase encodes MSQQFDVVVIGGGPGGYVAAIRAAQLGFKTACIDATSNAEGKQSLGGTCLNVGCIPSKALLQSSENFHHAAHSFADHGISTGTVKIDVAQMLKRKEEIIAKNTGGIAFLFRKNKVTPFHGTGSFKARNGDKWLLEAKLADGKVEEIEATHVIVATGSSVRQLPGVTIDNKLVLDNEGALAIPAVPKRLGVIGAGVIGLEMGSVWKRLGSEVTVLEAMPTFLGAADDQVAREALKFLTKETGLVISTGVKIGEIKAGKKDVTVNYVDAAGAEQKMVFDKLIVSIGRVPNTAGLNADAVGLKLTERGQVEVDDDCRTSLPNVWAIGDVVRGPMLAHKASEEGVAVAERIAGQHPHIDFGVIPWVIYTSPEIAWVGKTEQQLKAEGVEYKKGQFLFSANGRALALGEAKGFVKMLADKKTDRILGVHIVGPFASELIAEAVVAMEFSASSEDIARIVHAHPSLSEALHEAALGCDGRTLHS; translated from the coding sequence ATGTCCCAACAATTCGACGTCGTCGTGATCGGCGGCGGCCCCGGTGGCTACGTCGCGGCGATCCGCGCCGCCCAGCTCGGCTTCAAGACCGCCTGCATCGACGCCACCTCCAACGCCGAAGGCAAGCAGAGCCTCGGCGGCACCTGCCTTAACGTCGGCTGCATCCCGTCCAAGGCGCTGCTGCAGTCGTCCGAGAACTTCCACCACGCCGCCCACAGCTTCGCCGACCACGGCATCAGCACCGGCACGGTCAAGATCGACGTGGCGCAGATGCTCAAGCGCAAGGAAGAGATCATCGCCAAGAACACCGGCGGCATCGCCTTCCTGTTCCGCAAGAACAAGGTGACCCCGTTCCACGGCACCGGCAGCTTCAAGGCCAGGAACGGCGACAAGTGGCTGCTCGAGGCCAAGCTGGCCGACGGCAAGGTCGAGGAGATCGAGGCGACCCATGTGATCGTGGCGACCGGCTCGAGCGTGCGCCAGCTGCCCGGCGTGACCATCGACAACAAGCTGGTGCTCGACAACGAAGGCGCGCTGGCCATCCCGGCCGTGCCCAAGCGCCTCGGCGTGATCGGCGCCGGCGTGATCGGCCTGGAAATGGGTTCGGTGTGGAAGCGCCTCGGCAGCGAAGTGACCGTGCTCGAGGCGATGCCGACCTTCCTCGGCGCCGCCGACGACCAGGTCGCCCGCGAAGCGCTCAAGTTCCTGACCAAGGAAACCGGCCTCGTCATCAGCACCGGTGTGAAGATCGGCGAGATCAAGGCCGGCAAGAAGGACGTGACCGTCAACTACGTCGACGCCGCCGGCGCCGAACAGAAGATGGTGTTCGACAAGCTGATCGTCTCGATCGGCCGCGTGCCCAACACCGCCGGCCTCAATGCCGACGCGGTCGGCCTCAAGCTGACCGAGCGCGGCCAGGTCGAGGTCGACGACGACTGCCGCACCAGCCTGCCCAACGTCTGGGCCATCGGCGACGTGGTGCGCGGCCCGATGCTGGCGCACAAGGCCAGCGAAGAAGGCGTGGCGGTGGCCGAGCGCATCGCCGGCCAGCATCCGCACATCGACTTCGGCGTGATCCCGTGGGTGATCTACACCAGCCCCGAGATCGCCTGGGTCGGCAAGACCGAGCAGCAGCTCAAGGCCGAGGGCGTCGAATACAAGAAGGGCCAGTTCCTGTTCTCGGCCAACGGCCGCGCGCTGGCGCTCGGCGAGGCCAAGGGCTTCGTCAAGATGCTGGCCGACAAGAAGACCGACCGCATCCTCGGCGTCCACATCGTCGGCCCGTTCGCCTCCGAGCTGATCGCCGAAGCGGTGGTCGCGATGGAATTCTCGGCCAGCTCCGAAGAC
- the odhB gene encoding 2-oxoglutarate dehydrogenase complex dihydrolipoyllysine-residue succinyltransferase, producing the protein MLIEVKVPQLPESVSEATLVSWKKKVGEYVERDENLIDLETDKVVLELPAPQAGVIVNLVKGDGSTVVSNEVIATIDTEAKAGAGAAAAPAAAPIAQEPSRVAAAAAAAGVPENAIGFGTAVMPAAKKAAADLGVDTDKVQGTGRDGRVLKEDVVAAAAKPAAAPAPAPAPAPKAAPAPAVTVAGGDRAEQRVPMSRLRQRVAERLVESQSTAAILTTFNEVNMKPVMDLRNRYKDRFEKEHGIKLGFMGFFVKAVVHALRKFPIVNASVDGNDIVYHGYYDIGVAVGSPRGLVVPVIRNADQLSLAQIEKQIADFGKRAQEGKLTIEELSGGTYTISNGGTFGSMMSTPIINPPQSAILGMHATKDRAVVENGEVVVRPMMYLAQSYDHRIIDGREAVLSLVAIKEAIEDPARLLLDL; encoded by the coding sequence ATGCTGATCGAAGTCAAAGTCCCCCAACTGCCCGAGTCCGTCTCGGAAGCCACCCTGGTGAGCTGGAAGAAGAAGGTCGGCGAATACGTCGAGCGCGACGAGAACCTGATCGACCTGGAAACCGACAAGGTGGTGCTCGAGCTGCCCGCGCCGCAGGCCGGCGTGATCGTCAACCTGGTCAAGGGCGACGGCAGCACCGTGGTCAGCAATGAAGTGATCGCCACCATCGACACCGAGGCGAAGGCCGGCGCCGGTGCCGCCGCGGCGCCGGCCGCCGCGCCGATCGCGCAGGAACCGAGCCGCGTGGCCGCCGCCGCCGCGGCCGCCGGCGTGCCCGAGAACGCCATCGGCTTCGGCACCGCCGTGATGCCGGCCGCCAAGAAGGCCGCCGCCGACCTCGGCGTCGACACCGACAAGGTGCAAGGCACCGGCCGCGACGGCCGCGTGCTCAAGGAAGACGTGGTGGCGGCCGCCGCCAAGCCGGCCGCCGCACCCGCGCCGGCCCCGGCTCCCGCGCCGAAGGCTGCGCCGGCCCCGGCCGTGACGGTCGCCGGCGGCGACCGCGCCGAGCAGCGCGTGCCGATGTCGCGCCTGCGCCAGCGCGTGGCCGAGCGCCTGGTCGAATCGCAATCGACCGCCGCCATCCTCACCACCTTCAACGAAGTGAACATGAAGCCGGTGATGGACCTGCGCAACCGCTACAAGGACCGCTTCGAGAAGGAACACGGCATCAAGCTGGGCTTCATGGGCTTCTTCGTGAAGGCCGTGGTGCATGCGCTGCGCAAGTTCCCGATCGTCAACGCCTCGGTCGACGGCAACGACATCGTCTACCACGGCTACTACGACATCGGCGTGGCGGTGGGCAGCCCGCGCGGCCTGGTGGTGCCGGTGATCCGCAATGCCGACCAGCTGAGCCTGGCCCAGATCGAGAAGCAGATCGCCGACTTCGGCAAGCGCGCCCAGGAAGGCAAGCTGACCATCGAAGAGCTGAGCGGCGGCACCTACACCATCTCCAACGGCGGCACCTTCGGCTCGATGATGTCGACCCCGATCATCAACCCGCCGCAGTCGGCCATCCTCGGCATGCACGCCACCAAGGACCGCGCCGTGGTCGAGAACGGCGAAGTGGTGGTGCGTCCGATGATGTACCTGGCGCAGTCCTACGACCACCGCATCATCGACGGCCGCGAAGCGGTGCTGAGCCTGGTCGCGATCAAGGAAGCGATCGAGGATCCGGCGCGGTTGCTGCTGGATCTGTAA